The Bombus terrestris chromosome 9, iyBomTerr1.2, whole genome shotgun sequence genome contains a region encoding:
- the LOC100644141 gene encoding ribosomal RNA-processing protein 7 homolog A isoform X2, whose amino-acid sequence MHNEAIMKSKTGSLKGFKTLWIRFDEETTDKHQLFFKEHSIRNQEPIHPKGRTLFLLNIPPYITHKALIKIFSDLCGTVSKVYFVTPKGFKTAYIVFEKESALERALEISENYVITLNKEKKICFTGVEKWCLNYNRSVCNEKEMKKKIETYMQNYDQKISEKIAKEKAMEEEAENDGWVTVTGRKKRGQFALSRKESTINKVQRKEEQKNKKKQLLNFYTFQIRESKRQNLAELRKKFELDKKRLQDLKSKRTFKPF is encoded by the exons ATGCACAACGAAGCGATCATGAAAAGTAAAACAGGAAGTCTTAAGGGTTTTAAAA CATTATGGATTCGATTTGACGAAGAAACTACGGACAAGCACCAACTATTTTTTAAAGAACATTCAATTAGAAATCAAGAACCTATACATCCTAAAGGAAGAACactatttctattaaatattcctCCTTATATTACACATAAagcattaattaaaatattcagtgatttgTGTGGAACTGTTTCTAAAGTTTATTTTGTAACTCCTAAAGGATTTAAAACAGCATATATAGTTTTTGAAAAAGAATCTGCTTTAGAGAGAGCATTAGAAATTTCTGAAAACTAtgtaataacattaaataaagagaaaaagatttgTTTTACAGGAGTGGAAA AATGGTGCTTAAACTATAATCGTTCAGTATGTAATgagaaggaaatgaaaaagaaaattgaaacttATATGCAGAACTATGATCAAAAAATTTCTGAGAAAATAGCAAAAGAAAAAGCTATGGAGGAAGAAGCAGAAAATGATGGTTGGGTAACAGTAACAGGACGAAAGAAGAGAGGACAGTTTGCACTTTCCAGGAAAGAATCTACTATTAATAAAGTGCAACGCAAAGAAGaacaaaaaaataagaaaaagcaaTTGCTTAACTTTTATACTTTCCAAATTCGGGAAAGTAAAAGACAGA aTTTAGCAGAGTTAAGGAAGAAGTTCGAATTAGACAAAAAGAGATTACAAGACCTAAAATCTAAGAGAACGTTTAAGCCATTTTAA
- the LOC100642696 gene encoding uncharacterized protein C7orf26 homolog gives MAGNDIKQNLRKLDFPYCAREALCRIEILCSRPGKQMDLQLDLISEFVFGEIEKRKKRNLTTAIQELQLIEVLSDFFQSPGGSAAVRNAVFLSLFPADSPRYKILGNLVSLAIATQNKAVLNATGIWMQQLGSTSPQSVGLARHVLNDYFVLTPKSIDKLKQLPVLAPHFTANLLTAIGEVYEDKYPPAELLRLVGEWIDENPSLLLTPLMDNPALPTGGIPMTPITPIAGLFRWCILSPVRSVGTENTEYSEEQKKLYSKIQQLLMDSVLRLKNSGNNKHAISAQHFAATIRTLTTSLQSQTNINSISRELAMERLAQAISAAMSANCIYGNKQELLALLQPLSYQHFLIEWTLQTYASKAA, from the exons ATGGCAGGcaatgatataaaacaaaatttgcGAAAATTAGATTTTCCTTACTGTGCTAGAGAAGCATTATGCAGAATCG aaatattatgcAGCAGACCTGGGAAACAAATGGATCTACAACTAGATTTAATATCGGAGTTTGTATTCGGAGAAATAGAGAAACGGAAAAAGCGCAACCTGACGACAGCGATACAAGAGTTGCAATTAATAGAAGTTCTAAGCGATTTTTTTCAAAGTCCTGGAGGAAGTGCCGCTGTACGCAACGCagtatttttatctcttttccCCGCAGATAGTCCTAGATACAAAATCTTAGGCAATTTAGTATCTTTAGCTATTGCCACTCAAAATAAAGCAGTCTTAAATGCGACTGGAATTTGGATGCAGCAATTAGGCTCTACTTCACCACAGAGCGTAGGATTAGCAAGGCACGTACTTAATGACTATTTTGTCCTTACTCCAAAATCTATTGACAAATTGAAGCAGCTTCCTGTTCTTGCACCACATTTCACTGCCAACTTACTAACGGCAATAGGTGAAGTCTATGAGGACAAATATCCACCTGCAGAACTGCTCAGGTTGGTAGGAGAATGGATAGATGAAAACCCAAGTCTCTTATTGACTCCTTTGATGGATAATCCTGCTTTACCAACCGGTGGCATTCCAATGACACCAATAACTCCAATAGCAGGTTTATTCAG GTGGTGTATTTTATCACCTGTACGTTCAGTTGGTACAGAAAATACAGAATATTCTGAGGAGCAGAAGAAATTGTATTCTAAAATTCAACAACTGCTTATGGATTCGGTATTACGATTAAAAAATAGCGGAAATAATAAACATGCTATATCCGCACAGCATTTTGCTGCTACCATTCGAACTTTAACGACTAGTTTACAATCTCAAACAAATATTAATTCTATTTCGCGTGAGTTAGCTATGGAACGCCTTGCACAAGCTATTAGTGCAGCTATGTCTGCAAATTGTATTTATGGAAACAAAC AAGAGTTACTGGCTTTGTTACAGCCTTTATCATATCAACACTTCTTAATTGAATGGACTTTACAGACATATGCATCTAAAGCCgcttaa
- the LOC100644141 gene encoding ribosomal RNA-processing protein 7 homolog A isoform X1, translated as MVMHNEAIMKSKTGSLKGFKTLWIRFDEETTDKHQLFFKEHSIRNQEPIHPKGRTLFLLNIPPYITHKALIKIFSDLCGTVSKVYFVTPKGFKTAYIVFEKESALERALEISENYVITLNKEKKICFTGVEKWCLNYNRSVCNEKEMKKKIETYMQNYDQKISEKIAKEKAMEEEAENDGWVTVTGRKKRGQFALSRKESTINKVQRKEEQKNKKKQLLNFYTFQIRESKRQNLAELRKKFELDKKRLQDLKSKRTFKPF; from the exons ATG gtTATGCACAACGAAGCGATCATGAAAAGTAAAACAGGAAGTCTTAAGGGTTTTAAAA CATTATGGATTCGATTTGACGAAGAAACTACGGACAAGCACCAACTATTTTTTAAAGAACATTCAATTAGAAATCAAGAACCTATACATCCTAAAGGAAGAACactatttctattaaatattcctCCTTATATTACACATAAagcattaattaaaatattcagtgatttgTGTGGAACTGTTTCTAAAGTTTATTTTGTAACTCCTAAAGGATTTAAAACAGCATATATAGTTTTTGAAAAAGAATCTGCTTTAGAGAGAGCATTAGAAATTTCTGAAAACTAtgtaataacattaaataaagagaaaaagatttgTTTTACAGGAGTGGAAA AATGGTGCTTAAACTATAATCGTTCAGTATGTAATgagaaggaaatgaaaaagaaaattgaaacttATATGCAGAACTATGATCAAAAAATTTCTGAGAAAATAGCAAAAGAAAAAGCTATGGAGGAAGAAGCAGAAAATGATGGTTGGGTAACAGTAACAGGACGAAAGAAGAGAGGACAGTTTGCACTTTCCAGGAAAGAATCTACTATTAATAAAGTGCAACGCAAAGAAGaacaaaaaaataagaaaaagcaaTTGCTTAACTTTTATACTTTCCAAATTCGGGAAAGTAAAAGACAGA aTTTAGCAGAGTTAAGGAAGAAGTTCGAATTAGACAAAAAGAGATTACAAGACCTAAAATCTAAGAGAACGTTTAAGCCATTTTAA